In a single window of the Rhopalosiphum padi isolate XX-2018 chromosome 1, ASM2088224v1, whole genome shotgun sequence genome:
- the LOC132924927 gene encoding GATA zinc finger domain-containing protein 14-like — protein sequence MDLRFYFVVNILTVLLIHEVVFSKCDLKTKTYNHVTKSYVDEFQRKERQAPDPSRMYLPPKIDSVASNGFGGQIDASNNFGNENNSYGEVENVQDTFTTDNYDLSQTTTEDESDSTLGLFDTIARMLSGPVGLSLRQSNGYNTLSPEGNNFGQPPNKKNDYTTGVNLPGTNNNYGTSLGTTSIPTNNGVTAQTGTADGYGQNELLKTAQNQGPSKYNYNEATAVSQLGQNPSTAGGQYSQKSTTENTAGGYGNTDFSTSKALPQGNNRIDGQNAYGQGGSGNIDPNRGQSFSVDNNGYGDTVPNSFGQKYTNGDYSQNGNGNIANTQFSIEKSIDISNNPSSIGSIPNIYAQVNPSKSTPQFSNEIINRNYGQNEFPNNRGFQAGGYNPEVSSSGYGQYPSGLNQGISATYQTYGQNDFEKPNSNYYSSNSKNLPYSGEPFNQLLPINNGFELSSTNPYNQKPTGMNKNQIPDTAIIGSQSLNSVGTNNGVQSSGTTYQNSYGQSSPEVQSFNREQGLSNYENGFNLNPPNQLQGSNNLGQSGSSSIGNEENYGQISPTYNTGRFNQDQQNQQLSNSYGPPAAPQSSINGRDPIQSPSNGPANGGYYNQGRPPTGPNVFDQSRPSTSRVSNNYSQTEFQPSSPSGNSYSQNGSSPPSSSGYYQGSPSNVLNGFEQNIQSTPGGRPNNYGPEGPQTLSTTKNSFNQNSPTNGAYPQGASQGSKSYGENIVKPNIATTQLGGYNQNGLTTQSSGQESSSSHPGYGQGIEPCASKNGGDVGNDKTSTGSPADPGYGIRNQKKHSTLVPKGQFQNSNSPSSGNGVQVSSNANNNGNNFGEPGFNSFSNFAPGNQPNQPINPGTNNCDTNKHGDSINEAVFSPSNTGY from the exons ATGGACTTACGTTTTTATTTCGTCGTCAACATATTAACC GTTCTGCTAATTCACGAAGTTGTGTTCTCCAAATGTGATTTGAAAACCAAAACGTATAATCATGTCACTAAATCCTATGTTGATGAATTTCAAAGAAAGGAAAGACAAGCaccag ATCCATCACGTATGTATTTGCCACCGAAGATAGATTCTGTCGCATCTAATGGTTTTGGAGGACAAATAGATGCATCGAATAATTTTGGTAATGAAAACAACAGTTATGGAGAAGTTGAAAACGTCCAGGACACATTTACAACAGATAACTATGATCTATCGCAAACAACCACCGAAGACGAGAGTGATAGTACTCTAGGATTGTTTGATACAATTGCCCGTATGTTAAGTGGACCCGTTGGGTTATCCTTACGCCAGAGTAATGGTTACAATACTTTATCACCAGAAGGAAACAATTTTGGACAACCTCCGAACAAGAAAAACGATTATACTACTGGTGTAAATTTACCAGGAACTAATAACAACTATGGAACTTCTTTAGGCACAACATCGATACCAACTAATAACGGTGTTACTGCACAAACAGGAACAGCAGACGGTTATGGACAAAACGAACTATTGAAAACTGCTCAAAATCAAGGACCGTCTAAGTATAATTACAATGAAGCAACGGCAGTTAGTCAGTTAGGTCAGAACCCAAGCACAGCCGGCGGTCAGTATAGCCAGAAAAGTACAACTGAGAACACGGCAGGTGGTTATGGTAACACAGATTTTAGTACATCAAAAGCTTTGCCGCAAGGTAATAATCGAATTGATGGTCAGAATGCATACGGTCAAGGAGGTAGTGGAAATATTGATCCAAACAGAGGTCAATCATTTTCTGTAGACAACAATGGTTATGGTGACACAGTGCCCAACTCGTTTggtcaaaaatatacaaacggCGATTATAGTCAAAATGGGAATGGAAATATAGCTAACACACAGTTTAGCATTGAAAAGAGTATAGATATCTCGAATAATCCGTCTTCAATCGGTTCAATTCCAAACATCTACGCACAAGTTAATCCAAGTAAAAGTACACCGCAGTTCAGTAATGAAATCATTAATAGAAATTATGGACAAAACGAGTTTCCCAATAATCGTGGTTTCCAAGCTGGAGGATATAACCCAGAAGTATCGTCATCCGGGTATGGACAATATCCCAGTGGATTAAATCAAGGCATCTCAGCAACATATCAAACTTATGGAcaaaatgattttgaaaaacCAAACTCCAATTATTATTCATCGAATTCTAAGAATTTACCTTATTCTGGAGAAccttttaatcaattattgccAATTAATAATGGATTTGAACTAAGTTCGACCAACCCATACAATCAAAAGCCTACAGGAatgaataaaaaccaaattcCTGATACCGCCATCATTGGCTCTCAAAGTCTCAATTCTGTAGGAACCAATAATGGAGTACAGTCATCAGGAACAACATACCAAAATTCGTACGGCCAGAGTTCACCAGAGGTTCAAAGTTTCAATCGGGAACAAGGTTTGTCAAATTACGAAAACGGGTTCAATTTAAACCCACCAAACCAATTACAAGGTTCTAACAATCTTGGACAGTCAGGATCTTCTTCAATCGGAAATGAAGAGAACTATGGTCAAATTTCTCCAACGTATAATACAGGTAGATTTAATCAAGATCAACAAAACCAACAGCTATCCAATAGCTATGGACCACCAGCAGCTCCTCAATCGTCCATAAACGGAAGAGATCCTATCCAAAGTCCATCGAATGGACCAGCGAACGGTGGATATTATAACCAAGGTAGACCACCGACTGGTCCTAATGTTTTTGATCAAAGCCGCCCCTCTACGTCACGAGTATCAAATAACTATAGTCAAACTGAATTTCAACCATCGTCTCCTAGTGGGAACAGTTACAGCCAAAATGGTTCAAGTCCACCCTCAAGCAGTGGATATTATCAAGGAAGTCCTTCAAACGTATTGAACggttttgaacaaaatattcaGAGTACACCAGGAGGACGACCCAATAACTATGGTCCAGAAGGACCTCAGACATTATCTACGACTAAAAACAGCTTTAATCAAAATTCTCCAACAAATGGCGCTTACCCTCAAGGAGCATCACAAGGTTCAAAATCTTACGGAGAAAACATCGTTAAACCCAATATAGCTACGACTCAGTTAGGAGGTTATAATCAAAATGGTTTGACCACACAGAGTTCAGGTCAAGAAAGTTCCAGTTCACATCCAGGTTACGGGCAAGGAATAGAACCTTGCGCTTCCAAAAATGGCGGGGACGTCGGTAATGATAAAACAAGTACAGGATCACCAGCAGATCCTGGTTATGGAATTCGAAACCAAAAAAAACATTCCACACTTGTTCCAAAAGGACAATTTCAAAATTCTAACTCACCAAGTTCAGGAAATGGTGTGCAAGTCTCTTCTAATGCTAACAACAATGGTAATAATTTTGGCGAACCAGGTTTCAATTCTTTCTCAAATTTTGCACCAGGAAATCAACCCAACCAACCAATCAACCCTGGAACCAATAATTGTGATACAAATAAACATGGTGATAGCATAAATGAAGCAGTTTTCTCACCTTCAAATACTggttactaa
- the LOC132924934 gene encoding uncharacterized protein LOC132924934: protein MGVDTELVKTHVRPRCFMDVAVDNILLGRIVFELFDDFCPLTCENFRALCTGEKGLGKTTSKPLHFQGVIFHRVVKSFMVQCGDFSTGNGTGGESIFGGTFPDENFDLKHDQPFLLSMANRGPDTNGSQFFITTQPTPHLDGIHVVFGRVVSGQPVVMQIEELGVDKNSRPLQDAKVVKCGELILKSKIKQETEKSASDSETSSGSDDDKKRKRKKKKKEKESKRKTEKKSDRLKEENDDADADGQLHPLVSVSNIDPEEIPAGPPNRFLSRGGPSSMFLMKPQKDNDDRPKKRNRIRGVTKSGRIVKGRGTLRFRTPSRSRSRSYTPPHWRQEQKKMITFNEFEKLEIERKEKEEEIKRREEARKKRHEEREKREKSKNGQTPPGSPPKGSDKQSDKIEIDMMANIEDVFQIIRDRNIKNGSDNRDHKKADQRLSDIKKKSKGDNREKFQKMEKKFDRRSRSRSPKRRFDDNFRRDRVQRDGNRYRKDDRYNNKSTQGGQRNRSRDREHFDKKKKHHRRSSSSSSEDRKSKKKVKDENSFSLSPEVKD, encoded by the exons ATGGGAGTGGACACTGAATTAGTAAAGACACATGTTCGTCCTAGGTGTTTTATGGATGTAGCTGTTGATAATATTCTTTTGGGTCGTATTGTGTTTGAACTGTTTGATGACTTTTGTCCTCTAACTTGTGAAAATTTCCGAGCATTGTGTACAGGCGAAAAAGGTTTGGGTAAAACTACCAGTAAACCTTTGCATTTCCAAGGTGTAATATTTCATCGCGTTGTTAAGTCATTCATGGTTCAATGTGGAGATTTTTCAACTGGAAATGGTACAGGTGGTGAATCTATATTTGGAGGAACTTTTCCAG atgaaaattttgatttgaaaCATGACCAACCATTTTTACTTTCAATGGCTAATCGAGGACCAGATACAAATGGTTCtcaattttttat AACAACACAACCAACTCCTCACCTAGATGG tatacatgtGGTATTTGGAAGAGTGGTTTCTGGCCAGCCGGTTGTTATGCAGATTGAGGAACTTGGGGTTGACAAAAATTCACGACCACTTCAGGATGCAAAGGTGGTGAAATGTGGAGAGCTTATATTGAAGTCTAAAATTAAAC AAGAAACTGAGAAAAGTGCATCTGATAGTGAAACAAGTTCAGGATCAGACGATGacaaaaaaagaaaacgaaAGAAAAAGAAGAAGGAAAAAGaatcaaaaagaaaaacagAAAAGAA ATCGGACCGTTTAAAGGAAGAAAATGATGATGCTGACGCAGATGGTCAGCTACATCCACTTGTATCTGTTTCTAATATTGACCCTGAAGAAATTCCAGCTGGACCACCTAATAGATTTTTGTCTCGAGGCGGTCCTTCGTCTATGTTTCTTATGAAACCACAAAAAGATAATGATGACAGACCAAAGAAAAGAAACAGAATTCGTGGTGTTACAAAATCTGGCCGTATTGTTAAAGGTCGAGGAACTCTCAGATTTCGAACTCCATCTCGTAGTAGGTCTAGAAGTTACACTCCGCCTCATTGGAgacaagaacaaaaaaaaatgataactttcAATGAATttgaa aaattagaGATTGAACGtaaagaaaaagaagaagaaattAAAAGACGTGAAGAGGCCAGGAAAAAGAGGCATGAAGAAAGAGAGAAACGTGAGAAAAGTAAAAACGGACAAACACCTCCTGGATCTCCACCtaag GGTTCTGACAAACAAAgtgataaaattgaaattgacaTGATGGCTAATATTGAAgatgtatttcaaattatacGTGATCGCAACATCAAAAATGGTTCAGACAATCGTGATCATAAAAAAGCAGACCAACGTTtaagtgatattaaaaaaaaaagcaaaggAGATAATAgagaaaaatttcaaaaaatggaAAAGAAGTTTGATAGACGTTCTAGGAGCCGTTCACCAAAACGTCGTTTTGATGACAATTTTCGTCGAGATCGGGTGCAAAGAGATGGAAATAGATATCGCAAAGATGATAGGTACAACAATAAATCAACACAAGGAGGACAAAGGAATCGTTCTAGGGATAGAGAACATTTTGACAAGAAAAAGAAACACCATCGCAGATCAAGCTCTAGTTCTTCGGAAGatcgtaaaagtaaaaaaaaagttaaagatgaaaatagttttagttTATCACCTGAAGttaaagattaa